The stretch of DNA GCCCCAGCTGTTGGATGCGGTCGGACCGGTCGCCGCCCCGACGGCGCGTGCCATGGCCGTCGGAGCCAGGCAGCGGTGCGCGGCAACCTGGGGCGTCGGGCTGACCGGGGTGGCAGGTCCAGAGCCGCACGGCGGCCATCCGGTGGGCACCGTTTTCCTCGGCCTCGCCGGGCCGGTGGACACCGAGGTCGTCGAGCTGGCTCTGCCCGGTTCTCGCTGGGAAATCCGGGTCGCCGCCGTGAATGAGGCCGTCGCTCGGTTGCGGGCTCTTGTGGAAGCACAGTGATCTGAGCCATCCGGGAACCAACACGGCGCCGTGCAGCGTTGCCCTAATAATCAACGCCCAATCGGGGAAGGAGCCCACGATGAGCGCTTGCGCGAGGAGCAGACGACCATGACGGCATTGCTGCGCGAGGTGATCGGCGACGTGCTGCGTCGTGCCCGCACCGACCAGGGCCGCACCCTGCGTGAGGTCTCCGATACCGCCCGGGTCAGCCTCGGCTACCTGTCAGAGGTGGAACGTGGCCGCAAGGAGGCCTCGAGCGAACTGCTCAGCGCTATCTGCGGCGCCCTGGATATCCCGCTGTCGCGGGTGCTCTCCGACGCGGGCGAGGAGATGGCGCGCGAGGAACTGGCGGCGCCCGCGCGCGTCGGCGCCACCAATATCGATGCCACGACGAAGGTCGTCATCCCGCAGGTCGTGTCGATGGCGGTGGCCTGACCGGCAAAACGGCCGCACAGGGTGTAGCGATCTGTGCGAAACCGATAAGTTGGCAGACAGCACACACAACGACACAAAGGCGGAAGTGATCTGATGGCCAATCCGTTCGTCAAGGCGTGGAAGTACTTGATGGCGCTGTTCAGCTCCAAGGTGGACGAGTACGCCGACCCGAAGGTGCAGATCCAGCAGGCCATCGAGGAGGCTCAGCGCCAGCATCAGGCACTGTCGACGCAGGCGGCGCAGGTCATCGGTAATCAGCGCCAGCTGGAGATGCGGCTGAACCGCCAGCTCGCGGACATCGAGAAGCTGCAGGTCAATGTGCGCCAGGCGTTGACGCTCGCCGACCAGGCCACCGCCAGCGGTGATGCCGCCAAGGCGACCGAGTACAACAACGCCGCCGAGGCCTTCGCCGCTCAGCTCGTCACCGCCGAGCAGAGCGTGGAGGACCTCAAGACGTTGCACGACCAGGCGCTGCAGGCGGCCGGACAGGCCAAGAAGGCCGTCGAGCAGAACGCGATGGTGTTGCAGCAGAAGATCGCCGAGCGCACCAAGCTGCTGTCTCAGCTCGAGCAGGCCAAGATGCAGGAGCAGGTCAGCGCATCGCTGCGGTCGATGAGCGAGATCGCGGCGCCGGGCACCACGCCGAGCCTCGACGAGGTGCGCGACAAGATCGAGCGGCGCTACGCCAACGCCATGGGCTCGGCGGAGCTGGCGCAGAACTCGGTGCAGGGCCGGATGATGGAAGTGCAGCAGGCCAGCGTGCAGATGGCCGGGCATTCCCGGCTGGAGCAGATCCGCGCCTCGATGCGAGGCGATCAGCTGCCGGCCGGCGGCACTACGGCCACCGCGCCGGCGACGCCGGTGGCCGATCAGCAGCCGGCACCGGAAAATCCGCTCTCCCAATAACTTTCGTAAGGCATGACGGTGAATTCACGCGCGGGTCGACCAGAAGCCTGGCGCACGCTGGTGCAGCGCGGGGTTGACACCGCCGCGGAGTGGTCGGACGTATTATCCGAAAAGCTCAATGCGGCAGCCGATCCGCGCGCCAAGTTGATGCGCAAGCGGCGCTGGGCGCTGCGGCTCGGCGTGTTCTTTGCGGTGTCGAGTGTGTTCTGGGTAGGGGTGACGGCACTTTTGGCGTCGTGGAGTACGCCTGCGTGGGCGTTGTTCATCCCGGCGCCGATCGCGGTCGGCGCGGCCTTTTTGGCGACGTTGGCGTTCCTGCGCTATCGCTGGCTGCGAGGTGAACCGCTGCCGCCGCCACGGCGTGCCGGTCGGCGGCTTCCGCCGTGGGGATCCGCGGCCCGGCAGCCAATAGCGGCGCTTGCCGCCTCCGAACGCGGGTTGTTCTCGCTGCTCGGCGTGATGGAGCGCGGCCGCATGTTGCCGGCCGACGAACTGCGCGAGTTGACCGCGGCAGCCCACCAGACCGCCGCGACGATGACTGCCACCGCCAACGAGGTGGTTTCGATGGAACGCGCGATCAGTTCTGCGCCCCAGTCGCGATCACACCTGGCCCCGACCATCGCGGCGTTCAGCGCCCAGCTCGATGCGGGTGCCCGGCAGTACAACGAAATGGTCACTGCCGCAGCACAATTGGTGTCGGCGGCCAACAGGGGCTCGATGTCGCACTCGCCGATGTCGCAGCAGCGCTACCGCGACGAATTGGTAAACGCCACCGATCGGCTGATGGGCTGGGCGCAGGCCTTCGACGAACTAGGCCACCTGCGCGGCGCTTAGACGTCGTGCGAGCTGGACGGTCCAGTCCGCGGACCGTACTTCGCGATGTACGCGTCGTGAATGTGCGCGTCCTTCTTGCGCTTGAGCTCGTCGGCAAGGGCGGGGTCCAGGCCATGCTGACGGAGCCGATGGCGGCGGTACACCTTGTTCAGCGCGTGCGAGAACAGCACGAACGGGATGAAGATCGGCAGCGTCGTGCTCAGATGCAGATAGAGCGACATCGGGATGAACCAGAACGGCGAAAGCACGATCAGCGCGGGAATCGCGGCGCGCACCATGGTCCGGATCGTTGCGCCCTTGCCCGCGAGGTCCTCGCGCACCCAGTCCCGCATCGAGTCGGGCAGTCGGCGCCCGTAGCAGTAGCCGATGTACTGCCACAGGTTCGGCTTGGTGGCGGCGGTGTTGTCGCTCATTG from Mycobacterium sp. JS623 encodes:
- the pspM gene encoding phage shock envelope stress response protein PspM codes for the protein MTVNSRAGRPEAWRTLVQRGVDTAAEWSDVLSEKLNAAADPRAKLMRKRRWALRLGVFFAVSSVFWVGVTALLASWSTPAWALFIPAPIAVGAAFLATLAFLRYRWLRGEPLPPPRRAGRRLPPWGSAARQPIAALAASERGLFSLLGVMERGRMLPADELRELTAAAHQTAATMTATANEVVSMERAISSAPQSRSHLAPTIAAFSAQLDAGARQYNEMVTAAAQLVSAANRGSMSHSPMSQQRYRDELVNATDRLMGWAQAFDELGHLRGA
- a CDS encoding DUF5313 domain-containing protein, translated to MSDNTAATKPNLWQYIGYCYGRRLPDSMRDWVREDLAGKGATIRTMVRAAIPALIVLSPFWFIPMSLYLHLSTTLPIFIPFVLFSHALNKVYRRHRLRQHGLDPALADELKRKKDAHIHDAYIAKYGPRTGPSSSHDV
- the clgR gene encoding transcriptional regulator ClgR, yielding MTALLREVIGDVLRRARTDQGRTLREVSDTARVSLGYLSEVERGRKEASSELLSAICGALDIPLSRVLSDAGEEMAREELAAPARVGATNIDATTKVVIPQVVSMAVA
- a CDS encoding CinA family protein — protein: MDDPLVTEDARALVADLTIRRQSVATAESLTAGLLAATLAGVAGASVVLRGGLITYIEDTKIALAGVAPQLLDAVGPVAAPTARAMAVGARQRCAATWGVGLTGVAGPEPHGGHPVGTVFLGLAGPVDTEVVELALPGSRWEIRVAAVNEAVARLRALVEAQ
- the pspA gene encoding phage shock protein PspA; this encodes MANPFVKAWKYLMALFSSKVDEYADPKVQIQQAIEEAQRQHQALSTQAAQVIGNQRQLEMRLNRQLADIEKLQVNVRQALTLADQATASGDAAKATEYNNAAEAFAAQLVTAEQSVEDLKTLHDQALQAAGQAKKAVEQNAMVLQQKIAERTKLLSQLEQAKMQEQVSASLRSMSEIAAPGTTPSLDEVRDKIERRYANAMGSAELAQNSVQGRMMEVQQASVQMAGHSRLEQIRASMRGDQLPAGGTTATAPATPVADQQPAPENPLSQ